One Neosynechococcus sphagnicola sy1 genomic region harbors:
- a CDS encoding lipoyl synthase has protein sequence MLLGPVCTRACGFCQVDKGHAPLPLDPAEPQKVAEAVALLGLRYVVLTSVARDDLPDQGAEQFARTMQQIKTLCPETQIEVLTPDFGSDRHPERQRQRIATIVAANPVCYNHNLETVQRLQDPVRRGAKYGRSLRVLQLVKELNSAIATKSGLMLGHGETPEEILATLKDLRSVGCERLTLGQYLRPSLAHLPVQKYWTPTEFDDLGAIARSLGFSHVRSGPLVRSSYHAGEAE, from the coding sequence TTGTTGCTAGGCCCGGTCTGCACCCGTGCCTGTGGCTTTTGTCAGGTGGATAAGGGCCATGCCCCTCTGCCCCTTGACCCCGCTGAACCCCAGAAGGTTGCTGAGGCAGTGGCTCTGTTAGGTCTCCGCTATGTGGTGCTCACCTCTGTGGCGCGGGATGACTTACCAGACCAAGGAGCTGAGCAATTTGCCCGCACCATGCAGCAGATCAAAACGCTGTGTCCAGAGACTCAGATCGAGGTGCTGACACCGGACTTCGGCAGCGATCGCCACCCGGAACGTCAGCGCCAGCGCATTGCCACCATCGTGGCAGCGAACCCGGTTTGTTACAACCACAACCTGGAAACGGTGCAACGGCTGCAAGACCCAGTGCGTCGGGGGGCTAAGTATGGGCGATCGCTGCGGGTGCTGCAACTTGTCAAGGAACTCAATTCCGCGATCGCCACCAAATCCGGCCTGATGCTGGGTCACGGGGAAACCCCAGAGGAAATTCTGGCAACTCTGAAAGATTTGCGATCGGTGGGCTGCGAACGCCTGACCTTGGGACAATATCTCCGGCCTTCCCTGGCTCATTTACCCGTGCAGAAATATTGGACGCCCACAGAGTTTGACGACCTTGGTGCGATCGCCCGCAGCCTGGGCTTTAGCCATGTCCGCTCTGGCCCTCTGGTACGCAGTTCCTATCATGCCGGAGAGGCCGAATAG
- a CDS encoding RidA family protein — MTRKILQTDQAPAPVGPYNQAIAATGSFIFTAGQIALDPKTGEIVGSGDITLQTEQVMKNLEAVLAAGRATFGDVVKTTVFLADMNDFAAMNAVYSRYFLAEHAPARSCVQAARLPKDTLVEIECIAVVAAHGS, encoded by the coding sequence ATGACACGAAAAATTCTTCAGACTGATCAGGCTCCCGCTCCCGTTGGCCCCTATAACCAAGCGATCGCCGCCACCGGGTCATTCATCTTTACGGCGGGTCAAATTGCCCTTGATCCAAAGACAGGTGAGATTGTGGGCTCCGGAGACATTACCCTACAAACGGAACAGGTGATGAAAAACCTAGAGGCGGTGCTAGCGGCTGGGCGAGCTACCTTTGGGGATGTGGTGAAAACCACGGTGTTTCTAGCGGATATGAATGATTTTGCTGCCATGAATGCTGTCTATAGCCGCTATTTTCTGGCGGAGCACGCCCCGGCCCGTTCCTGTGTTCAGGCGGCTCGTCTCCCGAAGGATACGCTGGTGGAAATTGAATGTATTGCGGTGGTCGCTGCTCACGGGTCATGA
- a CDS encoding NUDIX domain-containing protein, whose protein sequence is MQTPMPHSYRNPIPTVDILIELLDRPHRPIVLIERLHPPHGWAIPGGFVDYGESVAAAACREAQEETGLGVELIDLLAVYSDPSRDSRQHTISTVFIAAAAGDPQAGDDAKALGIFESWQLPSQLCFDHDQILRDYWRYRHYGLRPRLS, encoded by the coding sequence ATGCAAACTCCGATGCCCCACTCCTACCGGAATCCGATTCCAACGGTTGATATTCTGATTGAATTGCTGGATCGCCCCCACCGCCCCATTGTGCTGATAGAACGCCTGCATCCCCCCCATGGGTGGGCAATTCCGGGTGGGTTTGTGGACTATGGCGAATCCGTCGCTGCCGCTGCCTGCCGTGAAGCTCAGGAAGAAACGGGTCTGGGGGTGGAGTTGATCGACCTCTTGGCGGTGTATTCTGACCCCAGCCGCGACTCGCGCCAACATACGATCAGTACGGTGTTTATCGCTGCGGCGGCGGGAGATCCCCAGGCCGGAGATGATGCCAAAGCCTTGGGCATCTTTGAGTCTTGGCAGCTCCCCAGCCAGCTTTGCTTTGACCACGACCAAATCCTGCGGGATTATTGGCGATATCGCCACTATGGTCTGCGACCCCGGTTATCTTAG
- a CDS encoding transketolase — protein sequence MTAVPPSPLSTVPAFCQGIQYFGDPMPDFERYGKAPAIAPGQSAISNPTDPAAVFQTLLLADALRYLVLQMTASKASGHPGGFASQAEAYASLVMLGYKNIVTEVGHHAPGFYSAMFLDRSLEDMGINTVQQLRDRFREQHGLLGHLSGYIPGILAPAGPLGQGQHFAMAGALLHPGTLFPYTLGDGGLGEPYVISSMAHFHTAYPQATNFLPVLVWNGYSQEHHSMVSIQSNEQMIHYWQGNGFDQVMLVDAKTFDDGNQSGDYVDSTAFGFEQRLAFTAAVLAAAHQAAQSALNGQLTVLILKQLKGAGVHARGAKSHNLYAQHTLDNPEIVTALKTRALSAVAWELVRTNCERAGGGPASRTVVTESERPLPDLSDLPLTEFKVGGEPQVSTTTMGRLVAQVGQSDPAFLVTNADGNEASGIANINQALKIIHPTADPLYNQHPRGQVYEPLSEDACAGLAVGLALMGSRSLWCSYESFAINGLPIWQTVIQAMAELRRPTPSTVTLFTAGALEQGRNGWTHQRPEVEAYFAAMMRNGNVFPLFPPDANSIQVCYQWALTTRNQGIVITASKTPLPIRTTFEQARQGLAAGAVLLQEFTASAPGKRVVFAVVGDMVLSPVVESAAQLQTQGCSVRVVSVINPRRLFRPQDVAWDTCAQPDGGFLEDADFQHLFGGDALIGVTGGASAMLEPLLLRSRSPRDLFAWRRGETTATAGQLMAFNNLTAASLTKRALELIVS from the coding sequence ATGACCGCAGTTCCCCCTTCCCCGTTGTCAACGGTTCCAGCATTTTGCCAGGGGATTCAATATTTTGGCGATCCAATGCCTGATTTTGAACGCTATGGGAAAGCGCCCGCGATCGCCCCAGGACAGTCCGCGATCTCCAACCCCACGGATCCAGCCGCAGTCTTCCAAACCCTCCTCCTTGCAGATGCCCTGCGCTATTTAGTGCTGCAAATGACGGCTAGCAAGGCTTCGGGACATCCCGGTGGATTTGCCAGTCAGGCAGAGGCCTATGCCTCCCTGGTAATGCTGGGTTACAAAAACATTGTCACAGAAGTCGGCCACCATGCACCGGGGTTCTACAGCGCCATGTTTCTGGATCGCTCTCTGGAAGATATGGGCATTAATACGGTGCAGCAACTGCGCGATCGCTTTCGAGAACAACATGGGTTACTCGGACACCTCTCTGGCTACATTCCAGGCATTTTAGCGCCCGCAGGCCCCCTCGGTCAGGGACAACACTTCGCCATGGCCGGTGCCCTCCTCCATCCCGGCACACTTTTCCCCTATACCCTTGGGGATGGGGGATTGGGGGAGCCCTACGTGATCAGTTCCATGGCCCATTTCCATACGGCCTATCCCCAAGCGACGAACTTCTTGCCCGTATTGGTGTGGAATGGCTACTCCCAAGAGCACCACAGCATGGTGTCAATCCAGTCCAATGAGCAGATGATCCATTACTGGCAAGGCAATGGCTTTGACCAGGTGATGCTGGTAGACGCCAAGACATTTGATGACGGCAACCAGTCCGGAGACTATGTTGATAGTACTGCTTTTGGCTTTGAACAGCGGTTGGCCTTCACCGCTGCGGTGTTAGCGGCTGCCCACCAAGCAGCCCAGTCGGCACTCAACGGCCAACTCACGGTGTTGATTTTGAAGCAACTCAAGGGGGCAGGTGTCCACGCGCGGGGCGCGAAATCCCATAATCTCTATGCCCAACATACCCTTGACAATCCCGAGATCGTGACTGCCCTCAAAACTCGTGCCCTCTCAGCGGTGGCCTGGGAACTGGTACGCACCAACTGCGAACGAGCCGGGGGTGGCCCAGCCAGTCGCACGGTGGTAACGGAGTCTGAGCGTCCCCTTCCAGATCTCTCTGATCTTCCGCTAACAGAATTTAAGGTAGGGGGTGAACCTCAGGTTTCAACCACAACCATGGGACGCCTAGTGGCTCAGGTCGGGCAATCAGACCCTGCTTTTCTGGTGACCAATGCCGATGGCAACGAAGCCTCGGGGATTGCCAATATCAATCAAGCCCTGAAAATTATTCACCCAACCGCAGATCCCCTCTACAACCAACATCCCAGGGGGCAGGTTTACGAGCCCCTGAGCGAAGATGCCTGTGCCGGACTAGCTGTAGGTCTGGCATTGATGGGCAGTCGATCCCTGTGGTGTTCCTATGAATCCTTCGCCATCAATGGCCTTCCCATCTGGCAAACCGTGATCCAAGCCATGGCAGAGTTGCGCCGTCCAACGCCTTCTACGGTGACCCTATTTACTGCGGGTGCTTTAGAGCAGGGACGGAATGGCTGGACGCACCAACGCCCAGAGGTAGAAGCTTACTTTGCCGCCATGATGCGTAATGGCAATGTCTTTCCCCTATTTCCCCCCGATGCCAATAGCATTCAGGTCTGTTATCAATGGGCCTTAACGACCCGCAATCAGGGAATTGTGATCACAGCGAGTAAAACCCCCCTTCCGATTCGGACGACCTTCGAGCAGGCTCGGCAGGGTTTAGCAGCCGGGGCGGTTCTGCTCCAGGAGTTTACGGCATCAGCCCCAGGGAAGCGGGTTGTTTTTGCTGTTGTCGGAGACATGGTACTCTCCCCAGTTGTGGAATCCGCAGCGCAGCTTCAAACCCAGGGGTGCTCGGTGCGAGTTGTTTCCGTGATCAACCCGCGGCGGCTCTTTCGTCCTCAGGATGTGGCCTGGGACACCTGTGCCCAGCCCGATGGTGGCTTTTTGGAGGATGCCGATTTTCAACACCTCTTTGGTGGCGATGCCCTGATTGGGGTCACGGGGGGTGCCAGTGCCATGCTGGAACCACTACTGCTGCGGAGCCGCAGTCCACGAGACCTGTTCGCCTGGCGGCGGGGTGAAACGACGGCGACGGCTGGGCAACTGATGGCCTTTAACAATCTCACCGCTGCATCTCTAACCAAGCGGGCGCTGGAATTGATCGTCTCATAG
- a CDS encoding type II toxin-antitoxin system VapC family toxin, giving the protein MVRIDEALVGVSRLFLDTAPVIYQVERIPHFMDVIDPIFDRLDRDITSVISPVTLAECLGAAIRLNLVTLEQTYLNLLDRKDVIFVETTLAIARETARIRFKYNFLQLADALQVATALQSGCEAFLTNNAQLKQVKELRMLVVKEMQV; this is encoded by the coding sequence ATGGTGAGGATTGATGAAGCCTTAGTGGGGGTATCACGCCTGTTTCTGGATACCGCGCCGGTGATCTATCAAGTTGAGCGCATTCCTCATTTTATGGATGTGATTGACCCCATCTTCGATCGCCTGGATCGGGATATCACCTCTGTGATTAGTCCGGTGACCCTAGCAGAATGTTTGGGGGCAGCCATTCGACTGAATTTAGTTACCTTAGAGCAGACTTACCTCAATCTTCTGGATCGCAAAGATGTAATTTTTGTCGAAACCACCCTCGCCATCGCCCGTGAAACAGCCAGAATCCGCTTCAAATATAATTTCCTGCAGTTAGCGGATGCCCTACAAGTCGCAACGGCACTGCAGTCAGGGTGTGAGGCTTTTTTGACGAATAATGCCCAACTCAAGCAGGTCAAAGAGTTGCGGATGCTGGTGGTAAAGGAGATGCAGGTTTGA
- a CDS encoding DUF3479 domain-containing protein, whose translation MPRIVLIAGFESFNADLYRQAAQLAQSRCPQLEIHTFSDRDLTADPQRVATALEGTTVFFGSLLFDYDQVQWLRDRVQGIPIRLVFESALELMSLTRLGAFAIGDQPQGMPKPVKFILNKFSQGREEDRLAGYLSFLKIGPKLLKFVPVQKVQDLRHWLMIYGYWNAGGAENVASLFWFLAQQYLALEVGEIPSLRETPNMGLLHPDAKGYFESPRLYLQWYLRQHPAAASWPVVGILLYRKHVVTQQPYISQLIRRFEAAGLVPLPIFINGVEGHVAVRDWMTSHSELSRRHQGLVETPSLSQEAVAVDAIISTIGFPLVGGACWLHGGWTPGRCC comes from the coding sequence ATGCCACGGATTGTTTTGATTGCCGGGTTTGAGTCTTTTAACGCCGATCTCTACCGACAGGCGGCCCAACTGGCTCAATCGCGCTGTCCTCAGCTGGAAATCCACACCTTCAGCGATCGCGACCTCACGGCTGATCCACAACGGGTAGCCACCGCCCTAGAGGGGACAACGGTATTTTTTGGTAGCTTACTGTTCGACTACGACCAGGTGCAGTGGCTGCGCGATCGCGTCCAAGGGATTCCCATTCGTCTGGTCTTTGAGTCCGCCCTGGAGTTAATGAGTCTGACGCGGCTGGGGGCTTTTGCCATCGGCGATCAACCCCAGGGGATGCCCAAACCTGTGAAGTTTATTCTCAATAAATTTAGCCAGGGTCGGGAGGAGGATCGGCTTGCGGGGTATCTCAGCTTCCTTAAAATTGGGCCGAAGCTGCTGAAATTTGTCCCAGTGCAAAAAGTCCAGGATTTGCGCCATTGGTTAATGATCTATGGCTACTGGAATGCCGGGGGGGCAGAGAATGTCGCGTCACTATTCTGGTTTTTAGCTCAGCAGTATCTAGCCTTGGAGGTGGGGGAGATTCCCTCGCTCCGCGAGACTCCCAATATGGGGCTGCTGCATCCGGATGCCAAGGGCTACTTTGAGTCCCCCCGACTCTACTTGCAGTGGTATCTGCGCCAACACCCCGCTGCTGCCTCTTGGCCCGTGGTCGGGATCTTGCTCTACCGCAAGCATGTCGTCACCCAGCAGCCCTATATTTCCCAATTGATTCGCAGATTTGAAGCGGCTGGTTTGGTGCCGTTGCCGATTTTTATTAATGGGGTGGAAGGGCATGTCGCTGTGCGGGATTGGATGACTAGCCACTCCGAACTCAGCCGCCGACACCAGGGGTTGGTCGAGACCCCCTCGCTGTCCCAGGAGGCGGTGGCCGTGGATGCAATCATTTCCACCATTGGCTTTCCCCTGGTGGGGGGGGCCTGCTGGCTCCATGGAGGCTGGACGCCAGGTAGATGTTGCTAA
- a CDS encoding cobaltochelatase subunit CobN — protein MYALPELDGAIDAVPLGGLVGDQIYLIPDRVQRLIGRVKHWIQLRQTPPPQRRIAIILYGFPPGYGAVGTAALLNVPRSLLKVLQALRDQGYTVGDLPEDGETLIRRLQAAENAFSSGELPATSLAESAITTVAAPDLAHWLGYLLTRRIEKQWRSLTGSGIKTLDDQFLLGGVQLGNIWIGVQPPLGISGDPMRLMFERDLTPHPQYAAFYQWLQHGFQADALVHFGMHGTVEWLPGSPLGNTGYSWPDILLGNLPNLYLYAANNPSESILAKRRGYGVLISHNVPPYGRSGLYKELATLRDLVTEYRQDPQTNSALKEIICQKVLDTGMEADCPFADAKRLGIAFTPENLRLFSAQAFDHYLVRLYEYLDVVAARLFSSGLHVLGQAPTAEQLKSYLQAYLEHEKQLPETVLQAIAQGRDLSQVKEVYLQTLGQNSLPDLALEQLPEAILIRELLLQSTDELTNLLRGLNGEYIPPAPGGDFLRDGPGVLPTGRNIHALDPYRMPSTAAYVRGRAIARQILTQHLQEHGTYPETVAVMLWGLDAIKTKGESLGILLELVGAAPLKEGTGRIVRYELQPLNEIGHPRIDILANLSGIFRDSFLNVIELLDDLFQRAAMADEPETENFIRKHALALQAQGVENTAARLFSNPAGDFGSLVNDQVVAANWESGAELGQTWQGRNVFSYGRQDRGQARPEVLSTLLQSCDRIVQEIDSVEYGLTDIQEYYANTGGLKRAAEAEGGRKVTASFVESFSQDSTPRKLEELLRLEYRTKLLNPQWAAAMSEQGSGGAYEISQRLTALIGWSGTVDFQDQWVYNQAADTYALDPTMAEKLRQANPEAFRNIVGRLLEAQGRGFWQADAEQLAHLRSLYDLADTQLEGVTVDSYA, from the coding sequence TTGTATGCGCTTCCCGAACTAGATGGGGCGATCGATGCCGTGCCCTTGGGTGGGTTGGTAGGGGATCAGATTTATTTGATCCCCGATCGGGTACAGCGCCTGATCGGACGGGTCAAACACTGGATTCAACTGCGCCAAACGCCACCGCCACAACGCCGCATTGCCATTATTCTCTACGGCTTTCCCCCAGGCTACGGCGCGGTGGGGACAGCGGCACTCCTGAATGTGCCGCGATCGCTCCTGAAGGTATTGCAGGCACTGCGGGATCAGGGCTATACCGTAGGGGATCTCCCGGAGGATGGGGAAACCCTGATCCGCCGCCTTCAGGCAGCGGAGAACGCCTTTAGCAGCGGGGAATTACCAGCCACTTCCCTGGCCGAGTCCGCCATCACCACCGTGGCTGCCCCAGATTTAGCCCATTGGTTGGGTTATCTGCTTACCCGTCGGATTGAAAAACAGTGGCGATCACTGACAGGGAGTGGGATCAAAACCCTGGATGACCAATTTCTCTTGGGAGGGGTGCAACTGGGCAATATTTGGATTGGGGTGCAGCCTCCCCTGGGCATTTCCGGGGATCCCATGCGGCTGATGTTTGAGCGGGACTTGACTCCCCATCCCCAGTACGCAGCCTTTTACCAATGGCTCCAGCATGGCTTTCAGGCCGATGCCCTCGTGCATTTTGGCATGCACGGTACCGTGGAATGGCTCCCCGGTTCGCCCTTGGGGAATACCGGCTATTCCTGGCCGGATATTCTGCTGGGAAATCTCCCTAACCTCTATCTCTATGCGGCCAATAATCCCTCGGAATCAATTTTGGCCAAGCGGCGGGGCTATGGGGTGCTGATCTCCCACAATGTCCCCCCCTATGGCCGGTCTGGTCTGTATAAAGAGCTGGCGACCCTGCGGGATCTGGTGACCGAGTATCGCCAGGATCCTCAGACCAACTCTGCCCTCAAGGAAATCATTTGTCAAAAAGTTTTAGATACAGGCATGGAAGCAGACTGTCCCTTTGCAGATGCCAAACGCCTTGGGATTGCCTTTACCCCCGAAAATCTGCGGCTATTTAGCGCTCAAGCCTTTGATCACTACCTGGTTCGCCTTTACGAATACCTGGACGTGGTGGCCGCCCGACTGTTTTCCAGCGGATTACATGTTTTGGGGCAAGCTCCGACGGCTGAACAACTTAAGAGTTATCTGCAAGCCTACTTGGAGCATGAAAAACAACTCCCAGAGACGGTGCTACAGGCGATCGCCCAAGGCCGGGATCTCTCCCAGGTCAAGGAAGTTTACCTGCAAACCCTGGGTCAGAACTCCCTTCCCGACCTGGCATTGGAACAGCTCCCAGAGGCGATTCTTATTCGGGAACTACTGCTGCAATCCACCGATGAACTCACCAACCTGCTGCGGGGCTTGAATGGGGAATACATCCCCCCTGCACCTGGGGGTGACTTCCTTCGAGATGGCCCTGGGGTGCTGCCAACGGGGCGGAATATCCATGCCCTTGACCCCTACCGCATGCCCTCCACCGCTGCCTATGTCCGGGGGCGGGCGATCGCCCGCCAGATTTTGACGCAGCATCTCCAGGAACACGGTACCTATCCTGAAACCGTGGCGGTGATGCTGTGGGGACTAGATGCGATTAAGACGAAAGGGGAATCCCTGGGCATCCTCCTGGAACTGGTGGGAGCGGCCCCTCTCAAAGAAGGGACAGGGCGGATTGTCCGTTACGAATTGCAGCCCTTAAACGAGATTGGACATCCCCGCATTGATATCCTGGCCAATCTTTCCGGGATTTTTCGCGATAGCTTTCTCAATGTGATTGAACTCTTGGATGACCTATTTCAGCGGGCGGCCATGGCTGACGAGCCAGAGACCGAGAATTTCATCCGTAAACACGCCTTAGCGCTGCAAGCCCAAGGGGTTGAAAATACCGCTGCCCGCCTCTTCTCCAATCCCGCCGGAGACTTTGGCTCCCTGGTCAACGATCAGGTAGTCGCCGCCAACTGGGAATCGGGGGCAGAACTGGGGCAAACCTGGCAGGGACGCAACGTTTTCAGCTATGGCAGACAGGATCGAGGGCAGGCTAGACCGGAAGTACTCTCGACCCTACTCCAAAGTTGCGATCGCATTGTTCAGGAAATTGACTCCGTGGAATACGGCCTCACGGACATTCAAGAGTACTACGCCAACACCGGGGGGCTGAAACGGGCGGCTGAAGCCGAAGGAGGGCGCAAGGTCACCGCTAGTTTTGTCGAAAGTTTCTCTCAAGATTCAACGCCCCGCAAACTCGAAGAGCTACTGCGGCTGGAGTACCGCACCAAACTGCTGAATCCTCAATGGGCAGCAGCGATGTCAGAGCAGGGGTCAGGGGGTGCTTACGAAATCTCCCAGCGGCTGACAGCTCTGATTGGTTGGAGTGGTACCGTCGATTTTCAGGATCAGTGGGTGTACAACCAAGCCGCTGATACCTATGCCCTCGACCCCACCATGGCGGAGAAACTGCGGCAAGCCAACCCTGAAGCCTTCCGCAATATTGTGGGCAGACTCTTAGAAGCCCAGGGGCGCGGGTTCTGGCAGGCGGATGCCGAACAGCTAGCCCACCTGAGATCGCTCTATGATCTCGCTGATACACAACTCGAAGGAGTTACCGTTGACTCCTATGCTTGA
- the pdxA gene encoding 4-hydroxythreonine-4-phosphate dehydrogenase PdxA, producing MLEFPKIALTLGDPAGIGPEVVLKALADASTHLMAQITVVGSRSQLVSSYEALRHCTHEPLAEPDQLAILDISLDRQTESQITPGIGNAASGAASFAYLEAAIAQTLAGKFQAIVTGPIAKSAWKAAGHLYPGQTELLAERSGVSRFGMLFVAQSPHSQWVLRTLLATTHIPLRAVPETLSPALLATKLKLLVACLDQDFGLATPRIAIAGLNPHSGEQGQLGREEQDWLIPWLEESRRIYPALHLDGPVPPDTLWVKPGQAWLGGEPLTLAHDAYLALYHDQGLIPVKLLAFDRAVNTTIGLPFVRTSPDHGTAFDIVEQGVARPVSTQEALKLAVQLVRQRGTPLD from the coding sequence ATGCTTGAGTTCCCCAAAATTGCCTTGACCTTGGGCGATCCAGCCGGGATTGGCCCCGAGGTGGTTCTGAAAGCCCTGGCAGATGCATCGACTCACTTGATGGCACAGATCACGGTGGTGGGGAGCCGCAGCCAACTGGTCAGCAGTTACGAAGCCCTTCGCCATTGCACCCATGAGCCTTTGGCAGAACCCGATCAACTGGCGATTTTGGATATCTCCCTCGATCGGCAGACAGAGTCGCAAATTACGCCCGGAATCGGCAATGCCGCCAGTGGAGCCGCCAGTTTTGCCTACCTGGAAGCGGCGATCGCCCAGACCCTGGCAGGAAAGTTTCAGGCCATTGTCACCGGGCCGATCGCCAAATCTGCCTGGAAAGCCGCCGGACACCTTTACCCCGGTCAAACTGAACTGCTGGCAGAGCGATCGGGAGTCAGCCGCTTTGGGATGTTATTTGTGGCGCAGTCTCCCCACTCCCAGTGGGTGCTGCGTACCCTGCTGGCAACTACCCATATTCCCCTGCGGGCGGTTCCAGAAACCCTGTCTCCGGCGTTGTTGGCGACCAAACTGAAGCTGTTGGTGGCCTGTTTGGATCAGGATTTTGGTCTGGCAACCCCCCGAATCGCGATCGCGGGCTTAAATCCCCACAGCGGCGAACAGGGGCAACTCGGCCGTGAAGAACAGGATTGGTTGATTCCCTGGTTAGAGGAATCTCGGCGCATTTATCCGGCGCTGCACCTTGATGGCCCAGTGCCTCCAGACACCCTATGGGTGAAACCAGGGCAGGCTTGGCTGGGCGGGGAGCCACTCACCCTTGCCCACGATGCTTACCTAGCCCTTTATCATGACCAAGGCTTGATTCCGGTGAAGTTACTCGCCTTTGATCGAGCGGTTAACACGACGATTGGGCTGCCCTTTGTCCGCACTTCCCCTGATCATGGCACCGCCTTCGACATTGTGGAGCAGGGAGTTGCTAGACCCGTGAGCACCCAGGAAGCGCTGAAGCTAGCTGTTCAACTGGTGCGACAACGGGGCACCCCCCTTGATTGA
- a CDS encoding DUF4327 family protein: protein MIQSVQYSLNVIQEEARHLVRKGALSRQQPIYTLCQYIPAREWACVEGELERCDILLRDRIGDLLGREDWDDD from the coding sequence ATGATTCAATCTGTACAGTACTCCCTCAATGTGATTCAAGAAGAGGCTCGCCACCTCGTGCGGAAGGGAGCACTTAGCCGCCAACAACCCATTTACACCCTGTGTCAGTATATTCCAGCGCGGGAGTGGGCGTGCGTCGAAGGTGAATTAGAGCGCTGTGATATCCTGCTCAGAGACCGGATTGGTGATCTCCTGGGCCGAGAAGACTGGGATGATGACTAA
- a CDS encoding STAS domain-containing protein, translating to MSHHIKIVQPSGILDSSKANQLRRDIGDIVASGVDTVLMDLREVPFMDSSGLGALVSALKTIRAAGGELYICSITDQVKMLFEMTRMDRVFTILSDQEEFKAKFQGVLDEIG from the coding sequence ATGAGTCACCATATCAAAATTGTTCAGCCCTCCGGCATTTTAGACAGTAGCAAAGCGAATCAATTACGTCGGGACATTGGCGATATTGTGGCATCGGGTGTCGATACGGTGTTGATGGATCTTCGGGAAGTCCCCTTTATGGACAGTTCAGGACTGGGGGCTCTGGTTTCCGCTCTCAAAACGATTCGGGCCGCAGGGGGTGAACTCTATATCTGCTCCATCACCGATCAGGTGAAAATGTTATTTGAAATGACGCGCATGGATCGCGTCTTTACCATACTTTCGGATCAGGAAGAATTCAAAGCAAAATTTCAGGGAGTTCTGGATGAGATCGGGTGA
- a CDS encoding ATP-binding protein yields MNQPPITDKRIWWQCQTVFKEAFDNVIDHAHKDLPLDTPIEIEAVRTVHQIELRIWDFGPPL; encoded by the coding sequence TTGAATCAGCCACCCATTACCGACAAGCGAATTTGGTGGCAGTGTCAAACCGTCTTTAAAGAAGCCTTTGATAATGTGATTGATCATGCCCATAAAGACCTACCCCTAGATACTCCCATTGAGATTGAAGCCGTGCGAACGGTTCACCAAATTGAACTTCGGATTTGGGATTTTGGACCCCCCCTTTGA
- a CDS encoding ATP-binding protein, which translates to MDPPFDLLQKLTDMPELDVNEGDHGRGLKIIQKIADHLSYTRTSDDRNCFLFIKNY; encoded by the coding sequence TTGGACCCCCCCTTTGACTTACTCCAAAAACTCACCGATATGCCAGAACTAGATGTCAATGAGGGAGACCATGGGCGGGGACTAAAAATTATTCAAAAGATTGCAGATCATCTCAGCTATACCCGCACCAGCGATGATCGCAACTGTTTTCTATTTATCAAGAACTATTAA